The Podospora pseudocomata strain CBS 415.72m chromosome 1 map unlocalized CBS415.72m_1, whole genome shotgun sequence genome has a segment encoding these proteins:
- the FUM1 gene encoding fumarase fum1 (COG:C; EggNog:ENOG503NTY2) encodes MCRTGADGWVDRLGQPSCWEKVVAGRKKRRERVFPSQLFGTSFSCHLIPSFSQQLTLPLVSLLFFGRRSYLIHKIQGYGLFVRRLFFFPSMLRSVRIAGPAARASLGVPRTASRSLSTCLKATAGACNAPISSLSNSQTANPAIRHQRTFHSSAARMSANTRTESDAFGEIQVPADKYWGAQTERSLENFKINQPQDRMPAPIVKAFGILKGAAATVNMRYGLDPEIGKAIQQAAKEVADLKLLDHFPLVVWQTGSGTQSNMNANEVISNRAIEILGGKMGSKKPVHPNDHVNRSASSNDTFPTVMHIAAVLEFENTLLPALKSLRDALQAKVEEFEAKKIIKIGRTHLQDATPLTLAQEFGGYVAQLDFGIKRVESSLPDLRLLAQGGTAVGTGINTFEGFAEAIAEEVSKMTGTEFKTAPNKFEALAAHDAIVQAHGSLNTLAASLSKIAQDIRYLGSGPRCGLGELNLPENEPGSSIMPGKVNPTQCEALTMVCAQVMGNQVACTIGGMNGQFELNVYKPLIIRNLLHSIRILADGMRSFEKNLVVGLSANEKKIASIMKESLMLVTCLNPKIGYDMASKVAKNAHKKGLTLKESAMELNALTEEEFDTLVRPELMVGPSPYKG; translated from the exons ATGTGCCGGACCGGCGCGGACGGATGGGTTGACAGGCTGGGTCAGCCAAGTTGTTGGGAAAAGGTGGTCGCGGgtagaaaaaaaaggcgaGAGCGCGTTTTTCCATCTCAGCTTTTTGGCACATCGTTCTCCTGTCATCTAATACCCTCCTTCTCGCAGCAACTCACTCTCCCTCTGgtgtctcttcttttttttgggcgCCGGAGTTATCTCATTCACAAA ATACAGGGCTACGGTTTGTTTGTCAGgcgacttttttttttccccagcATGCTTCGATCGGTTCGCATTGCCGGGCCCGCAGCCCGCGCCAGCCTTGGGGTGCCGAGGACAGCCAGCCGGTCGCTGAGCACATGTCTCAAGGCGACGGCCGGTGCGTGCAACGCTCCCATTTCGTCACTTTCCAACAGCCAaaccgccaaccccgccatccgcCACCAGAGAACCTTCCACAGTAGTGCCGCGAGAATGTCGGCCAACACCAGAACCGAGAGCGATGCCTTTGGCGAGATCCAGGTCCCGGCCGACAAGTACTGGGGCGCTCAGACTGAGCGTTCCCTCGAGAACTTCAAGATCAACCAGCCCCAGGACCGCATGCCCGCACCTATCGTCAAGGCGTTTGGTATCCTCAAGGGTGCTGCGGCGACGGTGAACATGCGCTATGGCCTTG ATCCTGAGATCGGCAAGGCCATTCAGCAGGCCGCGAAGGAGGTTGCTGacctcaagctcctcgaccACTTCCCCCTCGTCGTCTGGCAGACCGGCTCCGGCACTCAGTCCAACATGAACGCCAACGAGGTCATCAGCAACAGAgccatcgagattctggGCGGCAAGATGGGTTCCAAGAAGCCTGTGCACCCCAACGACCACGTCAACCGCTCGGCTTCGTCCAACGACACCTTCCCCACCGTCATGCACATTGCTGCTGTGCTCGAGTTTGagaacaccctcctccctgcGCTCAAGAGCCTTCGCGATGCGCTCCAGgccaaggttgaggagttcgaggccaagaagatcatCAAGATTGGCCGCACCCATCTCCAGGATGCCACTCCCCTGACCCTCGCTCAGGAGTTCGGCGGCTATGTTGCCCAGCTCGACTTCGGCATCAAGCGCGTCGAGTCTtccctccccgacctccGTCTCCTCGCCCAGGGCGGCACCGCCGTCGGCACCGGCATCAACACCTTCGAGGGCTTCGCCGAGGCCATCGCTGAGGAGGTTTCCAAGATGACCGGCACCGAGTTCAAGACTGCCCCCAACAAGTTCGAGGCGCTCGCTGCCCACGACGCCATCGTCCAGGCCCACGGCagcctcaacaccctcgctGCCTCGCTCAGCAAGATTGCTCAGGACATCCGCTACCTCGGCAGCGGTCCCCGTTGCGGTCTCGGCGAGCTCAACCTCCCTGAGAACGAGCCCGGTTCGTCCATCATGCCTGGCAAGGTCAACCCCACCCAGTGCGAGGCCCTCACCATGGTCTGCGCTCAGGTTATGGGTAACCAGGTTGCTTGCACCATCGGCGGCATGAACGGCCAGTTCGAGCTCAACGTGTACAAGCCCCTGATTATCCGCAACCTCCTTCACAGCATCCGCATCCTGGCCGACGGCATGAGGAGCTTTGAGAAGAACCTTGTTGTCGGCCTCTCTGCcaacgagaagaagattgcCAGCATCATGAAGGAGTC TCTCATGTTGGTTACCTGCCTCAACCCCAAGATTGGCTACGACATGGCGAGCAAGGTCGCCAAGAACGCCCACAAGAAGGGCCTGACCCTCAAGGAGTCGGCCATGGAGCTCAACGCCctcaccgaggaggagtttgacaCCCTCGTCAGACCCGAGCTCATGGTTGGCCCTTCCCCCTACAAGGGTTAA